In Nicotiana tabacum cultivar K326 chromosome 11, ASM71507v2, whole genome shotgun sequence, a single window of DNA contains:
- the LOC107777116 gene encoding uncharacterized protein LOC107777116 — protein sequence MIMDSSTIFSLSSTAHYSPTPPPFTTSILTGKHHPSTTSTSILSLKSSSNDSSDKPTTSYSSTSLRRPTTTTNKSLNTPLSQNLKNPLKLLLNSPPATSPPPPSLSNKLWLSNKLSPPPPPPPTPTPPPPPPLAPNESDLDYSDDEEMQKSSEFREKGKIFIGNLPLWVKKKELEEFFRQFGPIKSVILIKGHHETELNKGFGFVIYGGSISTAEKAAMKAVEFDGVEFHGRVLTVKLDDGRRMKAKTEERKRWVEGEDDVEYRSKWHEEREGSRRDLRKVLDTEPENWQAVVRAFERIKKPSRKEFGLMVNYYGRRGDMHRARETFEKMRARGIEPTVHVYTNLIHAYAVARDMEEALSCVRRMKDEGIEMSLVTYSILVDGFAKLGNIEAAERWFKEAKERHPTLNAIIYGSIIYANCQTSNMDRAEELVREMEEEGIDAPIDIYHIMMDGYTSAGNEDKCLVVFDRLKECGFAPSVVSYGCLMNLYIKMGKVSKAFEVSERMKLAGIKHNMKTYSMLINGFIYLKDWANAFAIFEDVIRDGLKPDVVLYNNIIRAFCGMGNMDRALRIVEQMKKERHRPTSRTFIPIIHAFAKAGAIRKALDVFDMMRRSGCIPTVQTYNALILGLVEKRQMDKAVEVVDEMLLAGIRPNERTYTTIMDGYASLGDTGKAFEYFSRIKDEGLELDVYTYEALLKACCKSGRMQSALAVTKEMNAKNIPRNTFVYNILIDGWARRGDVWEAADLMQQMRQEGVQPDIHTYTSFVNACCKAGDMQKATNTIQEMKRVGVKPNVKTYTTLIHGWARASLPEKALKCFEEMKKSGLKPDKAVYHCLMTSLLSRATVAEDYIITGIHRVCEEMVESGLTVDMGTAVHWSRCLRKIERTGGDITEALQKTFPPDWNSHRNLNAASYDTRNNEGLNDSDHDDGPLYEVNSDSDDDTNTPAM from the exons ATGATAATGGATAGTAGTACTATCTTCTCCCTCTCCTCCACCGCACACTATTCTCCAACTCCGCCACCCTTCACCACCTCCATTCTCACCGGGAAACACCATCCCTCCACCACTTCCACTTCCATTCTCTCCCTCAAGTCTTCCTCTAACGACTCCTCAGATAAACCCACCACCTCCTACTCCTCCACCAGTCTCCGCCgtcccaccaccaccaccaacaaaTCCCTTAACACCCCTCTTTCTCAGAATCTTAAAAACCCCTTAAAACTTCTACTTAATTCTCCTCCTGCCACTTCACCACCCCCACCGTCCCTCTCTAACAAACTTTGGTTATCCAATAAACTCtcaccacccccacccccacccccaaccCCAACCCCACCACCTCCGCCGCCGTTAGCACCTAATGAGAGTGATTTGGACTATTCAGATGATGAGGAAATGCAAAAAAGTAGTGAATTTAGAGAAAAAGGTAAAATCTTTATAGGGAATTTACCATTATGGGTTAAAAAAAAGGAACTTGAAGAGTTCTTTAGGCAATTTGGGCCAATAAAGAGTGTGATTTTAATAAAGGGTCATCATGAAACAGAACTGAATAAGGGATTTGGGTTTGTGATATATGGGGGCTCAATCTCAACTGCTGAAAAGGCGGCAATGAAGGCTGTAGAGTTTGATGGGGTTGAATTTCATGGAAGAGTGTTGACTGTTAAATTGGATGATGGGAGGAGAATGAAGGCGAAAACCGAGGAAAGGAAGAGGTGGGTGGAAGGGGAAGATGATGTGGAGTATAGGTCCAAGTGGCATGAGGAGAGGGAAGGGTCAAGGAGGGATTTGAGGAAGGTTCTAGATACAGAGCCAGAGAATTGGCAGGCCGTGGTGCGTGCTTTCGAGAGAATCAAGAAG CCATCCAGGAAAGAGTTTGGTTTAATGGTGAACTATTATGGAAGGCGTGGTGACATGCATCGTGCACGTGAAACCTTTGAAAAGATGCGTGCTCGAGGTATAGAGCCAACGGTTCATGTATATACCAA CCTCATCCATGCTTATGCGGTAGCTAGAGACATGGAAGAAGCACTATCTTGTGTAAGGAGAATGAAAGATGAAGGAATTGAAATGAGTTTGGTGACTTACAGCATCCTTGTTGATGGATTCGCGAAACTGGGCAACATAGA AGCTGCAGAGCGATGGTTTAAGGAGGCTAAAGAGAGGCATCCAACTTTAAATGCCATTATATATGGAAGCATCATCTATGCTAATTG CCAAACAAGCAATATGGACCGAGCTGAAGAGCTGGTTAGGGAGATGGAAGAAGAGGGTATTGATGCTCCAATTGATATATATCATATCATGATGGATGGTTATACTTCGGCAGGGAATGAGGATAAATGTCTCGTTGTATTTGATAGACTTAAA GAGTGTGGATTTGCTCCTTCAGTTGTCAGTTACGGATGTTTAATGAATCTCTATATCAAG ATGGGCAAAGTCTCCAAAGCTTTTGAGGTCAGTGAAAGGATGAAGCTGGCTGGCATAAAGCATAACATGAAGACATATTCCATGTTGATCAACGGCttcatttatttgaaagattggGCAAATGCTTTTGCAATTTTTGAGGATGTAATAAGAGATGGTTTGAAGCCAGATGTGGTGCTTTATAATAACATTATCAGAGCATTTTGTGGCATGGGTAACATGGACCGTGCTTTACGTATTGTTGAGCAAATGAAAAAGGAGAGGCATAGACCTACCTCGCGGACTTTTATACCGATTATACATGCCTTTGCTAAAGCTGGAGCAATAAGAAAGGCACTTGACGTTTTTGATATGATGAGAAGGAGTGGATGCATCCCAACTGTTCAAACTTATAATGCATTAATTCTTGGCCTTGTTGAGAAGCGTCAG ATGGACAAAGCTGTGGAAGTTGTAGATGAGATGTTGCTTGCAGGAATTAGGCCAAATGAGCGTACATATACAACCATTATGGATGGTTATGCATCTCTTGGTGATACAGGAAAAGCTtttgaatatttttcaagaattaaagatGAGGGTCTGGAGCTTGACGTATATACATATGAGGCATTGCTCAAGGCATGTTGTAAATCAGGCAGGATGCAAAGTGCTTTGGCAGTGACAAAAGAAATGAATGCCAAAAACATTCCCAGGAATACCTTTGTGTACAACATATTAATTGACGG ATGGGCTCGAAGAGGTGATGTTTGGGAGGCTGCTGATTTGATGCAACAAATGAGGCAAGAAGGAGTTCAACCTGACATCCATACCTATACTTCTTTCGTAAATGCTTGTTGTAAAGCTGGAGACATGCAG AAAgcaacgaacacaattcaagagATGAAAAGGGTTGGGGTTAAACCCAATGTTAAAACCTATACCACTCTCATACACGGTTGGGCACGGGCTTCGCTTCCAGAAAAGGCTTTAAAATGCTTTGAAGAGATGAAGAAATCTGGTCTGAAGCCAGACAAAGCCGTATATCATTGTTTAATGACATCACTGTTGTCAAGAGCCACAGTTGCTGAAGATTACATAATAACGGGGATCCACCGTGTATGTGAAGAGATGGTGGAATCTGGATTGACTGTTGATATGGGAACTGCAGTTCATTGGTCCAGATGCTTGCGGAAGATTGAGAGAACCGGAGGTGATATAACAGAAGCCCTTCAGAAGACCTTCCCTCCTGATTGGAATTCCCACAGAAATCTTAATGCAGCGTCATATGATACCAGGAATAACGAAGGGTTAAACGATAGTGATCACGACGATGGTCCTTTGTATGAGGTTAACAGTGACAGTGACGATGATACAAATACCCCTGCAATGTAA